One genomic segment of Bradyrhizobium diazoefficiens includes these proteins:
- a CDS encoding cobalamin-independent methionine synthase II family protein: MQRTKAPFRADEVGSLLRPAKIKDARAKLEKGEISADDLRKIEDMEIEKVVHKQASIGLKLATDGEFRRSWWHFDFLAKLTGCEMFHPDTGIQFAGVETRHDAVRVIGRLDFPDEHPMLDHFRFLKKVADQAHVTAKMTIPSPAVLHFRGGRKSISKDVYPDLDAFYEDLGKTYRKAVKAFYDAGCRYLQFDDTVWAYLCSQDELQKARERGDNPDGLQQIYARIINYALAEKPADMVVTTHVCRGNFRSTWISSGGYEPVAETMLAGTNYDGYFLEYDSDRAGGFEPLRFLPKGNKVVVVGVITSKFGELEKKDDIKRRLEEAAKFAPLEQLALSPQCGFASTEEGNILSEEEQWAKLSLAVEIAKEVWGN, from the coding sequence ATGCAGCGAACCAAAGCCCCCTTCCGTGCCGACGAAGTCGGCAGCCTCCTGCGCCCCGCCAAGATCAAGGACGCCCGTGCCAAGCTCGAGAAGGGCGAGATCTCGGCCGACGATCTGCGCAAGATCGAGGACATGGAGATCGAGAAGGTCGTGCACAAGCAGGCTTCGATCGGGCTGAAGCTCGCGACCGACGGCGAATTCCGCCGCTCCTGGTGGCATTTCGATTTTCTGGCCAAGCTCACCGGTTGCGAGATGTTCCATCCCGACACCGGCATCCAGTTCGCGGGCGTTGAGACCCGGCATGATGCGGTGCGCGTGATCGGCAGGCTCGACTTCCCCGATGAGCATCCCATGCTGGACCACTTCCGCTTCCTGAAGAAGGTCGCCGACCAGGCCCACGTCACGGCCAAGATGACGATCCCGTCGCCCGCGGTGCTGCACTTCCGCGGCGGTCGCAAGTCGATCTCCAAGGACGTCTATCCCGACCTCGACGCCTTCTACGAGGATCTCGGCAAGACCTACCGCAAGGCCGTGAAGGCGTTCTACGACGCCGGCTGCCGCTATCTGCAATTCGACGACACCGTGTGGGCCTATCTCTGCTCGCAGGACGAGTTGCAGAAGGCGCGCGAGCGTGGCGACAATCCGGACGGCCTGCAGCAGATCTATGCCCGCATCATCAACTACGCGCTGGCCGAGAAGCCCGCCGACATGGTGGTGACGACGCATGTCTGCCGCGGCAATTTCCGCTCGACCTGGATTTCCTCGGGCGGCTACGAGCCGGTAGCCGAGACCATGCTCGCCGGCACCAATTACGACGGCTATTTCCTCGAATACGACAGTGATCGCGCCGGCGGCTTCGAGCCGCTGCGCTTCCTGCCCAAGGGCAACAAGGTGGTCGTGGTCGGCGTCATCACCTCGAAGTTCGGCGAGCTCGAGAAGAAGGACGACATCAAGCGCCGTCTGGAAGAAGCCGCCAAGTTCGCCCCGCTGGAGCAACTCGCGCTCTCGCCGCAGTGCGGCTTTGCTTCGACCGAAGAGGGCAACATCCTCTCCGAGGAGGAGCAGTGGGCCAAGCTCAGCCTCGCGGTCGAGATCGCGAAGGAAGTGTGGGGCAACTGA
- a CDS encoding branched-chain amino acid ABC transporter permease produces the protein MTSILTNLFDGVAYGMLLFVLACGLAVTLGLMNFVNLAHGAFAMAGGYVCMVLVNRTGWPFFAALPLAFVSSAAIGILLERTLYRHLYARSHLDQVLFTIGLTFMSVAAVDYIQGSSRVFINLPAALQGQFDLFGVGIGRYRLMIIVICGLLTIALQMVLAKTRFGSRLRAAVDDPRAASGLGINVPQVFAFTFAFGCGLAGLGGALSAEILGLDPYFPLKFMIYFLIVVTVGGSSSITGPFLASLLLGIGDVAGKYYVPKMGPFVIYTMMIVILIWRPNGLFGRTAAR, from the coding sequence ATGACCTCAATCCTCACCAACCTGTTCGATGGCGTCGCCTACGGCATGCTGCTGTTCGTGCTGGCCTGCGGGCTCGCGGTCACGCTCGGCCTGATGAACTTCGTCAACCTCGCCCACGGCGCCTTTGCCATGGCCGGCGGCTATGTCTGCATGGTGCTGGTCAACCGGACGGGCTGGCCGTTCTTCGCCGCGCTGCCGCTCGCCTTCGTCTCGTCGGCTGCAATCGGTATCCTGCTCGAGCGCACGCTCTACCGGCACCTCTATGCGCGCAGCCATCTCGACCAGGTGCTGTTCACCATCGGCCTGACCTTCATGTCGGTTGCGGCCGTGGACTACATCCAGGGCTCCTCGCGCGTCTTCATCAACCTGCCGGCCGCGCTCCAGGGCCAGTTCGACCTGTTCGGCGTCGGCATCGGCCGCTACCGGTTGATGATCATCGTGATCTGCGGCCTGCTCACCATCGCTCTCCAGATGGTATTGGCGAAGACCCGTTTCGGCAGCCGCTTGCGGGCCGCGGTCGATGATCCGCGGGCGGCAAGCGGCCTCGGCATCAACGTGCCGCAGGTGTTCGCCTTCACCTTCGCATTCGGATGCGGCCTCGCCGGCCTCGGCGGTGCGCTCAGCGCTGAGATCCTCGGCCTCGATCCGTATTTTCCGCTCAAGTTCATGATCTACTTCCTGATCGTGGTCACGGTCGGCGGCTCTTCCTCCATCACCGGCCCGTTCCTGGCCTCGCTCCTGCTCGGCATCGGCGACGTCGCCGGCAAATATTACGTGCCGAAGATGGGCCCCTTCGTGATCTACACCATGATGATCGTGATTCTGATCTGGCGCCCGAACGGCCTGTTCGGCCGCACCGCCGCGCGTTGA
- the metK gene encoding methionine adenosyltransferase: MRASYLFTSESVSEGHPDKVCDRISDEIVDLFYREGPKAGIDPWQIRAACETLATTNKVVIAGETRGPKSVTNEQIEGVVRDAIKDIGYEQDGFHWKTCDIEILLHPQSADIAQGVDALQPGEVKEEGAGDQGIMFGYATNETPDLMPAPIFYAHKILRLISEARHSGKEKVLGPDSKSQVTVQYENGKPVGVREIVVSHQHLVEDLSSKQIRDIVEPYVREALPADWITPRTIWHINPTGKFYIGGPDGDSGLTGRKIIVDTYGGAAPHGGGAFSGKDPTKVDRSAAYAARYVAKNIVAAGLADRCTLQLAYAIGVARPLSIYIDTHGTGKVSEDQLEKAAAKAMDLTPRGIRTHLDLNRPIYARTSAYGHFGRTPDNEGGFSWEKTDLVEPLKRAL, translated from the coding sequence ATGCGCGCGTCCTATCTCTTCACCAGCGAGTCCGTGTCCGAGGGCCATCCCGACAAGGTCTGCGACCGGATCTCCGATGAAATCGTCGATCTGTTCTACCGCGAAGGGCCAAAGGCCGGCATCGACCCCTGGCAGATCCGCGCCGCCTGCGAGACGCTGGCAACCACCAACAAGGTCGTGATCGCCGGCGAGACCCGCGGTCCGAAGTCGGTGACCAACGAGCAGATCGAGGGTGTCGTCCGCGACGCGATCAAGGACATCGGCTACGAGCAGGACGGTTTCCACTGGAAGACCTGCGACATCGAGATCCTCTTGCACCCGCAGTCGGCCGATATCGCGCAGGGCGTCGACGCGCTGCAGCCGGGCGAGGTCAAAGAAGAGGGCGCGGGCGACCAGGGCATCATGTTCGGTTACGCCACCAACGAGACGCCCGACCTGATGCCGGCGCCGATCTTCTACGCCCACAAGATCCTCCGCCTGATCTCCGAAGCCCGCCACTCCGGCAAGGAAAAGGTGCTCGGGCCGGACTCCAAGAGCCAGGTCACGGTGCAGTACGAGAACGGCAAGCCGGTCGGCGTGCGCGAGATCGTGGTCTCGCACCAGCATCTGGTCGAGGACCTCTCTTCCAAGCAGATCCGCGACATCGTCGAGCCCTATGTGCGCGAGGCGCTGCCGGCGGACTGGATCACGCCGAGGACGATCTGGCACATTAACCCGACCGGCAAGTTCTACATCGGCGGTCCCGATGGCGATTCCGGCCTGACCGGCCGCAAGATCATCGTCGACACCTATGGCGGCGCGGCCCCGCATGGCGGCGGCGCCTTCTCCGGCAAGGATCCGACCAAGGTCGACCGCTCCGCGGCTTACGCCGCGCGCTACGTCGCCAAGAACATCGTCGCCGCCGGTCTTGCCGACCGCTGCACGCTGCAACTCGCTTACGCCATCGGCGTTGCGCGGCCGCTGTCGATCTACATCGACACCCACGGCACCGGTAAGGTCTCGGAGGATCAGCTCGAGAAGGCCGCCGCCAAGGCGATGGACCTCACTCCGCGCGGCATCCGCACCCATCTCGACCTCAACCGTCCGATCTACGCGCGCACCTCGGCCTACGGCCATTTCGGCCGCACGCCCGACAACGAGGGCGGCTTCTCCTGGGAGAAGACCGATCTCGTCGAGCCGCTCAAGCGCGCGCTCTAG
- the ahcY gene encoding adenosylhomocysteinase, protein MNAKPGFTDYIVKDISLADFGRKELSLAETEMPGLMATREEYGPKQPLKGARIAGSLHMTIQTGVLIETLAALGADIRWVSCNIYSTQDHAAAAIAAAGIPVFAVKGETLTEYWDYTAKLFDWHGGGHPNMILDDGGDATMYVHLGLRAENGDTAFLDKPGSEEEEVFFALLKKQLKEKPKGYFAEIAKSIKGVSEETTTGVHRLYDMQKAGTLLWPAINVNDSVTKSKFDNLYGCRESLVDGIRRGTDVMLSGKVAMVAGFGDVGKGSAASLRQAGCRVMVSEVDPICALQAAMEGYEVVTMEDAAPRADIFVTATGNKDIITIEHMRAMKDRAIVCNIGHFDNEIQIAALRNLKWTNIKPQVDEIEFPDKHRIIMLSEGRLVNLGNAMGHPSFVMSASFTNQTLAQIELFANNKDGKYEKKVYVLPKTLDEKVARLHLAKIGVKLTELRKDQADYIGVKPEGPYKSEHYRY, encoded by the coding sequence ATGAACGCGAAGCCTGGCTTCACCGATTACATCGTCAAGGACATTTCGCTCGCCGATTTCGGCCGCAAGGAGCTCTCGCTGGCCGAGACCGAGATGCCCGGCCTGATGGCCACCCGCGAGGAGTACGGCCCGAAGCAGCCGCTGAAGGGCGCGCGCATCGCAGGCTCCTTGCACATGACGATCCAGACCGGCGTGCTGATCGAGACGCTGGCAGCGCTCGGCGCCGACATCCGCTGGGTCTCCTGCAACATCTATTCGACGCAGGACCACGCTGCCGCCGCGATCGCGGCCGCCGGCATTCCCGTCTTCGCCGTCAAGGGCGAGACGCTGACCGAGTACTGGGACTACACCGCAAAACTGTTCGACTGGCACGGCGGCGGTCACCCGAACATGATCCTCGATGACGGCGGCGACGCCACCATGTATGTCCATCTCGGTCTGCGCGCCGAGAACGGCGACACCGCGTTCCTCGACAAGCCCGGCTCCGAGGAAGAGGAAGTCTTCTTCGCGCTTCTGAAGAAGCAGCTCAAGGAAAAGCCGAAGGGCTACTTCGCCGAGATCGCCAAGAGCATCAAGGGCGTTTCCGAAGAGACCACCACGGGCGTGCATCGTCTCTACGACATGCAGAAGGCCGGCACGCTGCTGTGGCCGGCGATCAACGTCAACGACAGCGTCACCAAGTCGAAGTTCGACAACCTCTATGGCTGCCGCGAATCGCTGGTCGACGGCATCCGCCGCGGCACCGACGTGATGCTGTCGGGCAAGGTCGCGATGGTCGCCGGCTTCGGCGATGTCGGTAAGGGCAGCGCGGCCTCGCTGCGCCAGGCCGGCTGCCGCGTCATGGTGTCGGAAGTCGATCCGATCTGCGCGCTCCAGGCCGCGATGGAAGGCTACGAAGTCGTGACCATGGAAGACGCCGCGCCCCGCGCCGACATCTTCGTCACCGCCACCGGCAACAAGGACATCATCACCATCGAGCACATGCGCGCGATGAAGGATCGCGCCATCGTCTGCAACATCGGTCACTTCGACAACGAGATCCAGATCGCGGCACTCCGCAATCTGAAGTGGACCAACATCAAGCCGCAGGTCGACGAGATCGAATTCCCCGACAAGCACCGCATCATCATGCTGTCCGAGGGACGCCTCGTGAACCTCGGCAACGCGATGGGTCATCCGTCCTTCGTGATGTCGGCGTCCTTCACCAACCAGACGCTGGCGCAGATCGAGCTGTTCGCCAACAACAAGGACGGCAAGTACGAGAAGAAGGTCTACGTGCTGCCCAAGACGCTCGACGAGAAGGTCGCGCGCCTGCACCTCGCCAAGATCGGCGTCAAGCTCACCGAGCTGCGCAAGGACCAGGCCGACTATATCGGCGTGAAGCCGGAAGGCCCGTACAAGTCGGAGCATTACCGATACTGA
- a CDS encoding ABC transporter ATP-binding protein produces MTIALETQNLEKTFGGLRVTRDLSLRIEQGARHALIGPNGAGKTTVINQLTGVLKPNSGRILLEGQDITDLPVHKRVLRGLSRTFQINQLYPDLSPLETIGLAVSERLGHGGDWWRRMGTRSDVNDEIADLLARFHLLDVMNEQTVTLPYGKQRLLEIAVAIAAKPRVLLLDEPAAGVPESERHDILAVVGSLPRDVTVLLIEHDMDLVFSFADRISVLVSGALLTEGPPDQVARDPQVKAVYLGEEAVNV; encoded by the coding sequence ATGACCATCGCGCTCGAAACCCAAAATCTCGAAAAGACCTTTGGCGGCCTGCGTGTCACTCGCGATCTGTCGCTCAGGATCGAGCAGGGCGCCCGTCACGCGCTGATCGGCCCGAACGGCGCCGGCAAGACCACGGTCATCAACCAGCTCACCGGCGTGCTGAAGCCGAACTCCGGCCGCATCCTGCTCGAAGGCCAGGACATCACCGATTTGCCCGTGCACAAGCGCGTGCTGCGCGGCCTGTCGCGCACCTTTCAGATCAACCAGCTCTATCCGGACCTGAGCCCGCTCGAAACCATCGGCCTTGCCGTGTCCGAACGTCTCGGCCATGGCGGCGACTGGTGGCGGCGGATGGGCACGCGCAGCGACGTCAATGACGAGATCGCCGATCTCTTGGCGCGCTTCCATCTGCTCGACGTCATGAACGAGCAGACGGTGACCTTGCCTTACGGCAAGCAGCGCCTGCTCGAGATCGCGGTCGCGATCGCCGCCAAGCCGCGCGTGCTGCTGCTTGACGAGCCCGCAGCCGGCGTCCCCGAGAGCGAGCGCCACGACATTCTCGCCGTCGTAGGCAGCCTGCCGCGCGACGTCACGGTGCTGCTGATCGAGCACGACATGGACCTCGTCTTCTCCTTCGCCGACCGCATCTCGGTGCTGGTCTCCGGCGCGCTGCTCACCGAAGGCCCGCCCGACCAGGTCGCGCGCGATCCGCAGGTGAAGGCGGTCTATCTCGGCGAGGAGGCGGTCAATGTCTGA
- a CDS encoding ABC transporter substrate-binding protein, with amino-acid sequence MFERKIFSTTAAAAAIASLAAVMPARAEDTVKVGLILPMTGGQASTGKQIENAIKLYMQQKGDTVAGKKVEIIVKDDAAIPDKTKTAAQELIVNDKVNFIAGFGVTPAALAAAPLATQAKIPEVVMAAGTSIITERSPYIVRTSFTLAQSSTIIGDWAVKNGIKKVATLTSDYAPGNDALNFFKQNFTAGGGEVVEEVKVPLQNPDFAPFLQRMKDAKPDAIFVFVPAGQGGNFMKQYAERGLDKAGIKVIGPGDVTDDDLLNNMGDAVLGTVTAHLYSAAHPSQMNKDFVAAYKKAFGSRPGFMAVSGYDGIHLIYEALKKTGGDTDGTKLVEAMKGQKWESPRGPISIDPETRDIVQNIYIRKVEKVDGELYNVEFATFEAVKDLGKTKK; translated from the coding sequence ATGTTCGAACGCAAGATTTTCTCAACGACCGCAGCAGCGGCTGCCATCGCGAGCCTCGCGGCCGTCATGCCGGCGAGGGCCGAGGACACCGTCAAGGTCGGCCTGATCCTGCCGATGACCGGCGGCCAGGCTTCGACCGGCAAGCAGATCGAGAACGCGATCAAGCTCTACATGCAGCAGAAGGGCGACACCGTCGCCGGCAAGAAGGTCGAGATCATCGTCAAGGACGATGCGGCCATTCCGGACAAGACCAAGACCGCCGCGCAGGAGCTGATCGTCAACGATAAGGTCAATTTCATCGCGGGCTTCGGCGTGACGCCGGCCGCGCTCGCCGCCGCGCCGCTCGCGACCCAGGCCAAGATTCCGGAAGTCGTGATGGCGGCCGGCACCTCGATCATCACCGAGCGTTCGCCCTACATCGTGCGCACCAGCTTCACGCTGGCGCAGTCCTCCACGATCATCGGCGACTGGGCGGTGAAGAACGGCATCAAGAAGGTGGCGACGCTCACCTCGGACTACGCGCCAGGCAATGATGCGCTCAACTTCTTCAAGCAGAACTTCACCGCTGGCGGCGGCGAAGTAGTTGAAGAGGTCAAGGTGCCCTTGCAAAATCCCGACTTCGCGCCGTTCCTGCAGCGCATGAAGGACGCCAAGCCCGACGCGATCTTCGTGTTCGTGCCGGCCGGCCAGGGCGGCAACTTCATGAAGCAATATGCCGAGCGCGGCCTCGACAAGGCCGGCATCAAGGTCATTGGACCCGGCGACGTCACCGATGACGACCTGCTCAACAACATGGGCGACGCCGTGCTCGGCACCGTCACCGCGCATCTCTATTCGGCGGCGCATCCCTCGCAGATGAACAAGGACTTCGTCGCGGCCTACAAGAAGGCGTTCGGCAGCCGACCCGGCTTCATGGCGGTGAGCGGCTATGACGGCATCCACCTGATCTACGAGGCGCTGAAGAAGACGGGTGGCGACACCGACGGCACCAAGCTGGTCGAGGCCATGAAGGGCCAGAAGTGGGAGAGCCCGCGCGGCCCGATCTCGATCGATCCCGAGACGCGCGATATCGTGCAGAACATCTATATCCGCAAGGTCGAGAAGGTCGACGGCGAGCTCTACAACGTCGAGTTCGCGACCTTCGAAGCCGTCAAGGATCTCGGCAAGACCAAGAAGTGA
- a CDS encoding branched-chain amino acid ABC transporter permease yields the protein MSAASDVGYHAQRQARWHYGEVAFWLIVLACGFLFPTRYLIMTDILRLALFTMSLDLILGYAGIVSLGHAAFFGVGAYAAGLLALHGIVNEPVLALIVAGLAAMVLGFATSFLVIRGVDLTRLMVTLGIALLLEALAERFSNVTGGTDGLQGIEMQPIFGEIPFDMFGKAGFFYSLTVLFLLFLLARRIVHSPFGLSLRAIKNNPLRAAAIGIPVNRRLIAIYTLAAFYAGVAGALFTQTTAIASLDVFAFERSADLMLVLVIGGTGYLYGGLIGAVIFRMLQEVFSTITPQYWQFWIGLVLVVIVLVGRQRLHRWVLYVPNLVIKQVAGRKAVVAVPESDA from the coding sequence ATGAGCGCTGCCTCCGACGTCGGTTATCATGCCCAGCGCCAGGCGCGCTGGCACTATGGTGAAGTCGCCTTCTGGCTGATCGTGCTGGCCTGCGGGTTTCTGTTCCCCACCCGCTATCTGATCATGACCGACATCCTGCGCTTGGCGCTGTTCACGATGTCGCTCGACCTGATCCTCGGCTACGCCGGCATCGTCTCGCTCGGCCATGCCGCCTTCTTCGGCGTCGGCGCCTATGCCGCGGGGCTGCTCGCCTTGCACGGGATCGTCAACGAGCCCGTGCTGGCCCTCATCGTTGCCGGGCTCGCGGCGATGGTGCTCGGTTTTGCCACCAGCTTCCTGGTGATCCGCGGTGTCGACTTGACCCGGCTGATGGTCACGCTCGGCATCGCGCTGCTGCTGGAGGCGCTGGCCGAGCGTTTCTCCAACGTCACCGGCGGCACCGACGGCTTGCAAGGGATCGAGATGCAGCCGATCTTCGGCGAAATCCCGTTCGACATGTTCGGCAAGGCCGGCTTCTTCTATTCGCTGACTGTCCTGTTTCTGCTGTTCCTGCTCGCCCGCCGTATCGTGCATTCGCCGTTCGGCCTGTCGCTGCGCGCGATCAAGAATAATCCGCTGCGGGCCGCTGCGATCGGCATCCCCGTCAACCGCCGCCTGATCGCGATCTACACGTTGGCTGCGTTCTATGCTGGCGTCGCAGGCGCGCTGTTCACCCAGACCACCGCGATCGCCTCGCTCGACGTGTTCGCCTTCGAACGCTCCGCCGACCTGATGCTGGTGCTGGTGATCGGCGGCACCGGCTATCTCTATGGCGGCCTGATCGGCGCGGTGATCTTCCGCATGCTCCAGGAAGTGTTCTCCACCATCACCCCGCAATACTGGCAGTTCTGGATCGGCCTCGTGCTGGTCGTGATCGTGCTGGTCGGCCGCCAGCGCCTGCATCGCTGGGTGCTGTATGTCCCGAACCTCGTGATCAAGCAGGTGGCCGGGCGCAAGGCCGTCGTCGCTGTGCCGGAGAGCGACGCATGA
- a CDS encoding ABC transporter ATP-binding protein, with protein sequence MSDLLAIDSLRAGYGEAVVLPNMSLRLAEGQVLALLGRNGTGKTTLINSIVGVTRRFSGTVGLAGTDVTGLRPDQRARAGIGWVPQERNIFRSLTVEENMTAVAQPGPWTVEKVYEMFPRLKERRSNFGNQLSGGEQQMLAIGRALTLNPKVLLLDEPTEGLAPIIVEELLKAIGAITRAGGICSIIVEQNAQKILGLADRVVILERGTIVHDAPSAALKADPSVLERHLGVAGAAAH encoded by the coding sequence ATGTCTGACCTGCTCGCGATCGATAGCTTGCGCGCCGGTTACGGCGAGGCGGTGGTGCTGCCCAACATGTCCCTGCGCCTCGCCGAGGGGCAGGTGTTGGCGCTCTTGGGCCGCAACGGCACCGGCAAGACCACGCTGATCAACTCCATCGTCGGCGTCACCCGCCGTTTCTCCGGCACCGTCGGATTGGCCGGCACCGACGTCACAGGTTTGCGGCCCGACCAGCGGGCGCGCGCCGGGATCGGCTGGGTGCCGCAGGAGCGCAACATCTTCCGCTCGCTCACGGTGGAAGAGAACATGACCGCGGTGGCGCAGCCCGGCCCCTGGACCGTCGAGAAGGTCTACGAGATGTTCCCGCGGCTGAAGGAGCGGCGGAGCAATTTCGGCAACCAGCTCTCCGGCGGCGAGCAGCAGATGCTGGCGATCGGCCGCGCGCTGACCCTCAACCCCAAGGTCCTGCTGCTGGACGAGCCGACCGAGGGGCTGGCCCCCATCATCGTCGAGGAGCTCTTGAAGGCGATCGGGGCCATCACCCGGGCGGGCGGCATCTGCTCGATCATTGTCGAGCAGAACGCCCAAAAGATTCTGGGGCTGGCCGACCGCGTTGTGATATTGGAGCGCGGAACGATCGTCCACGACGCTCCGAGCGCCGCGCTGAAGGCCGACCCGTCGGTCCTCGAGCGCCACCTCGGCGTCGCAGGGGCGGCGGCCCACTAA
- a CDS encoding caspase family protein, which produces MRRLLAALCLLAAALWTVPALAQARNQLGPLCTTESTPADQMVNACSKIMALKVFKGEQLATVYFWRAVGWNKKGDYAKVIADTTEAIRLQPSQAAYNLRGSAYFDKADYDIAIADFDDALKLGPPSGIIFHNRGNAWRGKGDYAKAIADYDLSIKADPKSAFSFQNRGISKQALGDLDGAITDINQAIRLDPTLPQPLISRTSIWRAKGDLDRAIADSSEAIRLAKEKPPVNIMTPPNSVLIAGYFHRALAYEAKGEYAHARDDYNATLAIVASDAGSKANQATAKVRLLLVTDAAAPIPRDAPSPVTQPTAAPAPQQTGAAPTPSPAPAAHGTRMALVIGNGAYAHVKALPNPPNDARAVARSLRDIGFTVAEGVDLDRATMQKMTRDFLRDAARAQVALVYYAGHGVQVDGRNYLVPVDVELKPGASMTEAMIDMDTIMAGLDDQVRTNILIFDACRNNPMAQQMASAGTNRAIEGASGLAAPTSLGAGATLGAGTLIAFATAPGQVALDGEGANSPFSAALSRHIGTPGLEVQQMLTRVRAEVVSSTKNKQVPWSNSSLLGEVYLAEK; this is translated from the coding sequence ATGCGTCGCCTCCTCGCCGCACTCTGCCTGCTCGCCGCCGCGCTGTGGACCGTGCCCGCCTTGGCGCAGGCGCGCAATCAGCTCGGGCCGCTCTGCACCACCGAGAGCACGCCGGCGGACCAGATGGTCAATGCCTGCAGCAAGATCATGGCGCTGAAAGTATTCAAGGGCGAGCAGCTCGCGACCGTCTATTTCTGGCGCGCGGTGGGCTGGAACAAGAAGGGCGATTACGCCAAGGTCATCGCTGACACGACCGAAGCAATCCGGCTCCAGCCGAGCCAGGCGGCCTACAATCTCAGGGGGTCGGCCTATTTCGACAAGGCCGACTACGACATCGCGATCGCCGATTTCGACGATGCGCTCAAGCTCGGTCCGCCCAGCGGCATCATCTTCCACAATCGCGGCAATGCTTGGCGCGGCAAGGGCGACTACGCCAAGGCCATCGCCGATTACGATTTGTCGATCAAGGCCGATCCGAAGTCGGCGTTCTCATTCCAGAACCGCGGCATCTCGAAACAGGCGCTCGGCGATCTCGACGGCGCGATCACCGACATCAACCAGGCGATCCGGCTCGACCCGACCCTGCCGCAGCCGCTGATCAGCCGCACCTCGATCTGGCGCGCCAAGGGCGACCTCGATCGCGCCATCGCCGATAGCAGCGAGGCGATCCGGCTCGCCAAGGAGAAGCCGCCAGTCAACATCATGACGCCGCCGAACAGCGTGCTGATCGCCGGCTATTTCCACCGCGCACTGGCCTATGAGGCCAAGGGCGAGTACGCGCATGCGCGCGACGACTACAACGCGACGCTCGCAATCGTGGCCTCGGATGCCGGCAGCAAGGCCAACCAAGCCACCGCAAAGGTGCGGCTGTTGCTGGTGACCGATGCAGCCGCGCCGATCCCGCGCGATGCGCCGTCGCCGGTGACGCAGCCGACGGCAGCCCCTGCCCCGCAGCAGACCGGCGCGGCACCTACGCCCTCGCCTGCTCCGGCTGCGCACGGCACGCGCATGGCGCTGGTCATCGGCAACGGCGCCTATGCGCATGTCAAGGCGCTGCCCAACCCGCCGAACGACGCGCGGGCGGTCGCCAGGAGCCTGCGCGACATCGGCTTCACGGTGGCCGAGGGCGTCGACCTCGACCGCGCCACGATGCAGAAGATGACGCGCGATTTCCTGCGCGATGCGGCACGGGCGCAGGTCGCATTGGTCTACTATGCCGGGCACGGCGTGCAGGTCGACGGCCGCAACTATCTCGTTCCCGTTGACGTCGAGCTCAAGCCGGGCGCGAGCATGACGGAAGCGATGATCGATATGGACACGATCATGGCCGGCCTCGACGACCAAGTCCGCACCAACATCTTGATCTTCGACGCCTGCCGCAACAATCCGATGGCGCAGCAGATGGCGAGCGCCGGCACCAATCGGGCTATCGAGGGGGCATCGGGCCTTGCAGCGCCGACGAGCCTGGGTGCCGGCGCGACGCTCGGCGCCGGCACGCTGATCGCCTTCGCCACCGCGCCCGGCCAGGTCGCGCTCGACGGCGAAGGCGCCAACTCGCCGTTCTCCGCCGCGCTCTCGCGCCACATCGGCACGCCGGGGCTGGAGGTGCAGCAGATGCTGACGCGGGTTCGGGCCGAAGTGGTGTCGAGCACGAAGAACAAGCAGGTGCCGTGGTCGAACTCGTCGCTGCTGGGCGAGGTCTATCTGGCGGAGAAGTGA